A single region of the Eremothecium gossypii ATCC 10895 chromosome V, complete sequence genome encodes:
- the YTH1 gene encoding cleavage polyadenylation factor RNA-binding subunit YTH1 (Syntenic homolog of Saccharomyces cerevisiae YPR107C (YTH1)): MSLVHPDTSNYPFRFAPFLRQEYSFSLDPDRPVCQYYNSKEGASSCPNGTLCPNKHVLPIFQNKIVCKHWLRGLCKKNDQCEYLHEYNLRKMPECVFFTKNGYCTQSPECQYLHIDPTSKVQQCEDYRMGFCPLGTACPCKHVKKIICPKYVTGFCPLGRDCDWEHPPFYVPNELSKIRIKRDDEINTKKLDEEKERRLNAIINGELVI, encoded by the coding sequence ATGTCGCTAGTACATCCAGATACATCTAATTATCCTTTTCGGTTTGCACCGTTTCTTCGGCAGGAATATTCCTTCTCTCTTGATCCCGACAGACCAGTATGCCAATACTACAACTCCAAGGAAGGCGCTTCCTCATGTCCCAACGGCACGCTGTGCCCCAACAAACACGTCCTGCCCATATTTCAGAACAAAATCGTCTGCAAGCACTGGCTGCGTGGACTGTGTAAGAAGAACGATCAATGCGAGTACCTACATGAATACAACTTACGCAAGATGCCCGAGTGTGTGTTCTTCACGAAAAACGGTTACTGCACACAGAGCCCTGAGTGCCAATACCTGCATATAGACCCCACGTCCAAGGTTCAACAGTGCGAGGACTACCGCATGGGCTTCTGTCCATTGGGAACCGCCTGTCCGTGCAAGCACGTTAAGAAGATCATCTGCCCGAAATACGTGACGGGCTTCTGCCCGCTGGGCCGCGACTGCGACTGGGAACATCCGCCGTTCTACGTACCCAATGAGCTCAGCAAGATCCGCATTAAGCGCGACGACGAAATCAATACCAAGAAGCTCGACGAGGAGAAGGAGCGGCGCCTCAACGCCATCATCAACGGGGAGCTAGTCATATAA
- the SPO7 gene encoding Nem1-Spo7 phosphatase regulatory subunit SPO7 (Syntenic homolog of Saccharomyces cerevisiae YAL009W (SPO7)): MILPSSRAAVLQTSGSSLPSGDSSPSRGHYRSTSETFKALLDRRLWQDYGCDSTDMSESIWRDDDGAEAEAHLRRVRRTNRAGASVMRRRRSSSKTSSKNLKSTTDISPASKIFRNLLILEDDLRRQAKEQELLKWQFTLFLSTLMGVAGFAFYELYFSQDTVQGLYRVMLQFLFVFIMITVVLFHLSGEYRRTIVIPRKFFTNTNKGIRQFNIKLVKVKSSFGDRATDSARLAARRVAGAQLWLLHLLVPAAHLPRLALYHFWRGVAVRSQARIGAVDVKLVLYPRAFSAEIREGWEIYRDEFWAREGARRRRLVNQLSPKAD, encoded by the coding sequence ATGATACTTCCAAGCAGCAGAGCAGCAGTGCTTCAGACCAGTGGAAGCAGCCTACCAAGCGGCGACAGTTCTCCGAGCAGAGGACATTATAGGAGCACCTCAGAGACATTCAAGGCTTTGCTAGACCGCCGGCTGTGGCAGGACTACGGGTGTGACAGTACAGATATGTCAGAGAGCATATGGAGAGATGACGACGGCGCCGAAGCCGAAGCACACCTGCGGCGGGTACGGCGAACGAACAGGGCCGGCGCCAGCGTGATGCGGCGACGGCGATCAAGCAGCAAGACGTCCAGCAAAAACCTTAAGAGCACGACCGACATTTCGCCGGCATCCAAGATATTTCGCAACCTGCTCATCCTGGAGGACGACCTGCGCCGGCAGGCAaaggagcaggagctgctgaagtGGCAGTTCACGCTTTTCCTGTCGACGCTGATGGGGGTCGCGGGATTTGCGTTCTACGAGCTGTACTTCTCACAGGACACCGTGCAGGGCCTTTATAGAGTGATGCTCCAGTTCCTGTTCGTGTTCATCATGATCACTGTCGTGCTGTTCCATCTCAGCGGCGAGTACCGCCGCACCATCGTGATCCCGCGCAAGTTCTTCACCAACACCAACAAGGGCATCCGCCAGTTCAACATCAAGCTCGTCAAAGTCAAGAGCTCGTTCGGCGACCGCGCGACCGACTCCGCGCGCCTGGCCGCCCGCCGCGTTGCCGGCGCCCAGCTCTGGCTGCTGCACCTGCTCGTGCCCGCCGCGCACCTGCCCCGCCTCGCGCTCTACCACTTCTGGCGCGGCGTCGCCGTCCGCTCCCAGGCGCGCATCGGCGCCGTCGACGTCAAGCTCGTGCTCTACCCCCGCGCCTTCAGCGCCGAGATCCGCGAGGGCTGGGAGATCTACCGCGACGAGTTCTGGGCCCGCGAGGGcgcccgccggcgccgtcTGGTCAACCAGCTGAGCCCCAAGGCCGACTag
- the RTS1 gene encoding protein phosphatase 2A regulatory subunit RTS1 (Syntenic homolog of Saccharomyces cerevisiae YOR014W (RTS1); 1-intron), which yields MMRGFKQKLIKKTTGSSSSTQKKKDKETGKKPGSANGAAGAVGGSGGRATVDKKEQKGSGAKQPKAKDAGKSGAGAAPKVKVAAKKEERSYPTMIAAAVSPGSTSGPPSPKEAEAASPNGIDIPRSSHSFERLPTPTKLNPDTDLELIKTPQRHSSSRFEPSRYTQISKLPGFDDVPPEEQISLFIAKVDQCNIMFDFSDPSFDIHGKEIKRITLQELIEFIVTNRFTYTEEMYGHVVNMFKVNLFRPIPPPVNPIGDVYDPDEDEPVNELAWPHMQCVYEFFLRFVESPDFNHQIAKQFIDQEFILKLLELFDSEDIRERDCLKTTLHRIYGKFLSLRSFIRRSINNIFLQFVYETERFNGIAELLEILGSIINGFALPLKEEHKVFLVRILIPLHKVRCLSLYHPQLAYCIVQFLEKEPMLTEEVIMGLLRYWPKVNSTKEIMFLNEIEDIFEVIEPLEFIKVEVPLFVQLAKCISSPHFQVAEKVLSYWNNEYFLNLCIENAEVILPIIFPALYELTSQLDLDSQTDEEGNPNQDPYMLVEQAINSGSWNRAIHAMAFKALKIFLETNPVLYENCNSLYLSSLKESQKRREKREENWNKLQEYVRNLHISSVDNPVAVDRIGTGDLH from the exons ATGATGCGTGGTTTTAAGCAAAAG TTGATAAAGAAAACTACAGgatcgtcgtcgtcgactcagaagaagaaggacaagGAGACGGGGAAAAAGCCGGGGAGCGCCAATGGCGCGGCAGGGGCCGTGGGCGGGAGCGGGGGCCGGGCGACGGTGGACAAGAAGGAGCAGAAGGGCTCCGGGGCGAAGCAGCCGAAGGCCAAGGACGCGGGCAAGTCtggggcgggcgcggcgcccaAGGTGAAGGTGGCGGCGAAGAAGGAAGAGCGCTCATACCCGACGATGATTGCGGCGGCTGTGTCGCCGGGGAGCACGTCCGGGCCGCCGTCACCCAAGGAGGCGGAGGCGGCGTCGCCCAACGGCATCGACATCCCGCGGTCGTCGCACTCGTTCGAGCGGCTACCCACGCCCACGAAGCTGAACCCCGACACAGACCTTGAGCTGATCAAGACGCCGCAGCGGCACTCGTCGTCGCGGTTCGAACCGTCGCGGTACACACAGATTTCCAAGTTGCCGGGGTTTGACGACGTGCCGCCGGAGGAGCAGATTTCTCTATTCATAGCGAAGGTCGACCAGTGCAATATCATGTTTGACTTCAGCGATCCGAGTTTTGACATCCATGGGAAAGAGATCAAACGCATCACGCTGCAGGAGCTAATTGAGTTTATCGTGACCAACCGGTTCACGTACACGGAGGAGATGTACGGGCACGTCGTAAATATGTTCAAGGTTAACCTTTTCAGGCCCATCCCGCCGCCTGTGAATCCGATTGGAGACGTGTACGACCCCGACGAAGACGAGCCGGTCAACGAGCTGGCCTGGCCGCACATGCAATGTGTCTATGAGTTCTTCTTGCGTTTCGTGGAGTCGCCAGACTTCAACCACCAGATTGCAAAGCAGTTCATTGACCAGGAGTTCATTCTAAAGCTCCTCGAGCTATTCGATAGCGAAGATATCCGCGAACGGGACTGCCTCAAAACCACGCTTCACAGGATCTACGGCAAGTTCTTGTCTCTCCGGTCGTTTATCCGCCGCTCCATCAACAACATTTTCCTTCAGTTTGTCTACGAGACAGAGCGTTTTAATGGTATTGCAGAGTTGTTGGAGATCCTCGGTTCCATCATCAACGGATTCGCATTGCCGTTAAAAGAAGAACACAAGGTATTCCTTGTCCGCATCCTAATTCCATTGCATAAAGTTCGCTGTTTATCGCTCTATCACCCCCAGTTGGCATACTGTATTGTGCAGTTCTTAGAGAAAGAGCCGATGCTGACCGAGGAAGTCATTATGGGTTTGCTACGCTATTGGCCGAAAGTGAATTCTACCAAAGAAATTATGTTTTTGAATGAAATCGAGGATATCTTTGAAGTCATTGAACCGCTAGAGTTCATTAAAGTTGAAGTGCCTCTATTTGTCCAGCTAGCAAAATGCATCTCCTCACCACATTTCCAGGTGGCAGAGAAGGTGCTCAGTTACTGGAATAACGAATACTTTCTAAATCTATGCATTGAAAACGCAGAGGTAATCCTGCCTATCATTTTCCCCGCGCTGTATGAGTTGACCTCCCAGTTAGACTTAGACTCTCAAACCGATGAAGAGGGCAATCCAAATCAGGACCCCTACATGCTAGTTGAGCAAGCCATAAACTCCGGTTCATGGAATCGGGCTATTCATGCAATGGCTTTCAAAGCATTAAAGATATTTCTCGAGACAAACCCGGTTCTCTATGAGAATTGCAACTCTCTCTACCTTTCGAGTCTGAAGGAATCCCAAAAGCGCCGTGAGAAGCGCGAAGAAAACTGGAACAAGCTACAGGAGTATGTAAGGAACTTGCACATCAGCAGTGTAGATAATCCTGTCGCGGTAGACAGGATAGGGACGGGGGATCTTCATTAA
- the PIL1 gene encoding lipid-binding protein PIL1 (Syntenic homolog of Saccharomyces cerevisiae YGR086C (PIL1)), with the protein MHRTYSLRNSRAPTASQLQNPPPPPSTTKNRFFGKGGLANTFRKNTAGAFGPELSRKLSQLVKIEKNVLRAIEVAANERRDAAKQLSLWGLENDDDVSDITDKLGVLIYETSELDDQFIDRYDQYRLTLKSIRDIEGSIQPSRDRKAKITDKIAYLKYKDPQSPKIEVLEQELVRAEAESLVAEAQLSNITRSKLKAAFNYQFDSLIEHSEKLALIAGYGKALLELLDDSPVTPGETRPAYDGYEASKQIIIDAEAALNDWTLDTAAVKPSLSIRRDYDEEFEEGDDGEQWEQDATEEQVAA; encoded by the coding sequence ATGCACCGGACATACTCCCTAAGGAACTCGAGGGCGCCCACGGCGTCGCAGCTTCAGAAcccgccgccaccgccaTCGACGACGAAGAACCGGTTCTTCGGCAAGGGCGGACTGGCCAACACGTTCCGCAAGAACACGGCGGGCGCTTTTGGACCGGAGCTATCGCGCAAGCTGTCGCAGCTGGTGAAGATCGAGAAGAACGTGTTGCGGGCCATCGAGGTGGCGGCGAACGAGCGCCGGGACGCGGCCAAGCAGCTGTCGCTGTGGGGGCTTGAGAACGACGACGACGTGTCGGACATCACGGACAAGCTGGGCGTGCTGATCTACGAGACGTCGGAGCTGGACGACCAGTTCATCGACCGGTACGACCAGTACCGGCTGACGCTCAAGTCCATCCGCGATATCGAGGGCTCCATCCAGCCCTCGCGCGACCGCAAGGCGAAGATCACGGACAAGATTGCGTACCTGAAGTACAAGGACCCGCAGTCTCCCAAGATTGAGGTGCTAGAGCAGGAGCTAGTGCGTGCGGAGGCCGAGTCGCTGGTGGCGGAGGCCCAGTTGTCGAACATCACGCGCTCGAAGCTGAAGGCCGCCTTCAACTACCAGTTCGACTCCCTGATCGAGCACAGCGAGAAGCTGGCGCTGATCGCCGGCTACGGCaaggcgctgctggagctgctggacgatTCTCCGGTGACGCCTGGCGAGACCCGCCCGGCCTACGACGGCTACGAGGCCTCGAAGCAGATCATCATCGATGCCGAGGCCGCGCTGAACGACTGGACGCTGGACACCGCGGCCGTCAAGCCCTCGCTGTCCATCAGACGTGATTACGACGAGGAGTTCGAGGAGGGTGATGACGGCGAGCAGTGGGAGCAGGATGCCACTGAGGAGCAAGTCGCAGCCTGA
- the FUN14 gene encoding Fun14p (Syntenic homolog of Saccharomyces cerevisiae YAL008W (FUN14)): MNTNLFIRNPCGTRLFFGNLCRLVAPSYRSQMMGSAIRARAVSLTKNAGITSPRMMLFTSITATGLLMPLFKSPIIRNDAYMGVHDVKYPQVGYGAGVTSKEVRRGRLNGKLDYRQLCLGSIAGVALGIVVGKISHALVFITGLGLLALQWLQSRGIVDKGTTRGLSRYLISTGREKIDLNTLFWEKPSFKISFLLTFVLAALNV, from the coding sequence ATGAATACCAACCTATTTATTAGAAATCCCTGTGGAACGAGGCTATTCTTTGGCAATCTGTGCCGCCTGGTAGCGCCCAGCTATCGCAGCCAGATGATGGGGAGCGCCATTCGTGCACGCGCGGTAAGTCTAACTAAGAATGCGGGCATTACTTCGCCAAGGATGATGCTCTTTACAAGTATCACAGCTACGGGTCTACTAATGCCGCTGTTCAAGTCTCCTATAATTCGCAATGACGCATACATGGGCGTTCACGACGTAAAGTACCCGCAGGTGGGATATGGTGCAGGGGTCACTAGCAAGGAAGTGCGCAGGGGAAGGCTTAATGGAAAGCTAGATTACCGCCAGCTATGTCTGGGCTCCATCGCGGGTGTTGCGCTGGGAATTGTTGTCGGAAAGATTTCGCACGCTCTCGTATTTATTACTGGCCTGGGGCTGCTGGCGCTTCAATGGCTACAGAGTCGAGGGATAGTGGACAAAGGCACCACGCGTGGGCTATCTAGATACCTGATCAGCACCGGCAGGGAGAAGATTGACCTTAATACACTCTTCTGGGAGAAGCCGAGCTTCAAGATTTCCTTTTTGCTCACCTTCGTGCTGGCTGCGCTGAATGTCTAA
- the MDM10 gene encoding Mdm10p (Syntenic homolog of Saccharomyces cerevisiae YAL010C (MDM10)), with protein sequence MIEYMEYVLRQFERTTSWDRDYSYENITATSDNLLQFEIPDSLNLQISNQSTPNTFNTFELSNRSIINGSLSYLYTDCGQLDKIVQNSLKVPLQQRVDTYQCLRPGRTLGTSFRSQMLLYGRMYWPGSILEAMYCKRLTPQSQLVLKSLLSAAGESSILTLYWQRNAPWGSQDIVFSTNELLLGYRFLHNLSPGRSHEGSPHGQSTLSLGAEFWLGISNLLPGCSTALRYCTHATNTGKPITLTLSLNPLFGHISSSYSVKFSPGTTFCSKYDFNVYSIESNLSFGCEFWKSSAAAHKQATNEEETSIEVATETPVSDPRYCGAVPGARSFDQIRPFAELPSDNQLYHQLMMPNSSNALIDNVNLPFPSPLLRYPPEKSVTDKFAAMIDATQFTSVLKMSSSLRDKNLRLLWEGKYKGFLVSAGAELTTIPLEAPKTINEITAQQVPRPLWLRPAKFGIQIQYST encoded by the coding sequence ATGATTGAATATATGGAATATGTGCTGCGACAGTTCGAGAGGACCACTAGCTGGGACAGGGACTACAGCTACGAAAATATCACGGCGACCAGCGACAACCTGCTGCAGTTCGAGATTCCCGACTCACTGAATCTGCAGATATCTAACCAGTCGACCCCCAACACTTTCAACACGTTCGAGCTTTCCAACCGGAGCATCATCAATGGATCGCTGTCGTACTTGTACACCGATTGCGGTCAGCTGGACAAGATCGTGCAGAACTCGCTGAAGGTGCCGCTGCAGCAACGGGTGGACACATACCAGTGCCTGCGACCAGGGCGTACGCTAGGTACAAGCTTCCGCAGCCAGATGCTGCTTTACGGGCGCATGTACTGGCCGGGCTCGATTCTGGAAGCCATGTACTGTAAGCGGCTGACGCCTCAGAGCCAACTGGTGCTCAAGAGTCTGCTGTCTGCTGCGGGGGAGTCGAGTATTCTGACGCTATACTGGCAGCGCAACGCACCATGGGGCAGTCAAGACATTGTATTTTCTACGAATGAGCTGCTACTTGGGTACCGGTTCCTGCATAACTTGTCGCCGGGCAGGTCGCACGAAGGCTCGCCGCATGGTCAGTCTACGCTATCACTGGGTGCCGAGTTCTGGCTCGGGATCAGCAACCTTCTTCCAGGCTGTTCCACTGCTCTGCGTTATTGCACACATGCGACTAACACCGGCAAGCCGATCACTTTGACCTTGTCGCTTAACCCATTGTTCGGGCACATATCGTCGTCCTATTCTGTAAAGTTCTCACCTGGAACCACTTTCTGCTCCAAGTATGACTTTAATGTGTACTCAATTGAGTCTAATTTGTCGTTTGGATGTGAATTTTGGAAATCCAGTGCAGCCGCGCATAAGCAGGCTACCAATGAGGAGGAAACTAGCATTGAGGTGGCCACTGAAACACCAGTTAGTGATCCGCGGTACTGCGGTGCCGTTCCAGGCGCGCGGTCTTTTGACCAAATTCGGCCATTCGCGGAGCTCCCGTCGGATAATCAGTTGTACCACCAACTCATGATGCCTAATTCTTCCAACGCATTAATTGACAATGTAAACTTGCCATTTCCCTCTCCGCTCCTTCGATACCCACCCGAAAAATCAGTGACAGATAAGTTCGCTGCCATGATAGACGCAACACAATTTACCAGTGTTCTTAAGATGAGTTCTAGTCTCAGAGACAAAAACTTGCGACTATTATGGGAGGGCAAGTATAAGGGTTTCTTGGTATCTGCGGGGGCAGAATTGACAACCATACCTTTGGAAGCCCCGAAGACGATTAACGAAATCACAGCACAGCAGGTACCTAGGCCCCTATGGTTACGCCCGGCAAAATTCGGAATACAGATTCAATATTCCACCTAA
- the ISR1 gene encoding putative protein kinase ISR1 (Syntenic homolog of Saccharomyces cerevisiae YPR106W (ISR1)), with the protein MSAWASQEAAKEEEAVGDFARMLERRDAGLLARVLSRAQTGPEAYVRGLWRAEVGLERWRLTRVLGCGSVACVFELGDGALALKVPTSRRKAPVLLHEVLIYSHLAQQAGGRLAERHVVPFHGVAAVTRREYRRLRGGEVVPALVLERMDTTLEAVHRRAAVSKGQWWRYARDLVAALQFLRESCVVHGDIKTANVLVRGQDAFLADFTSAAVCDAAPEPLTTTLEYCAPGLIGGGQPTHSTDVYAAGLCLLALITRFEPFRELSMMKSHSSAPTHSLHETQWLMNAISKGDPIKYNVLSQDLYDRWAEELHFLRRFFVPAAQDALSRWLAESNARVAEHAF; encoded by the coding sequence ATGAGCGCGTGGGCATCGCAGGAGGCGGCCAAAGAGGAGGAGGCGGTGGGGGACTTCGCGCGGATGCTGGAGCGGCGGGACGCAGGGTTACTTGCGCGCGTGCTGTCGCGCGCGCAGACCGGACCGGAGGCGTACGTGCGCGGGCTCTGGCGGGCCGAGGTGGGGCTAGAGCGGTGGCGGCTGACGCGCGTGCTCGGGTGCGGGTCTGTGGCGTGCGTGTTCGAGCTGGGCGACGGCGCGCTTGCGCTCAAGGTGCCGACGTCGCGGCGGAAGGCGCCGGTGCTTTTGCACGAAGTGCTCATATACTCGCAcctcgcgcagcaggcgggcgggcggctCGCGGAGCGGCACGTGGTGCCGTTCCACGGGGTGGCGGCGGTGACGCGTCGGGAGTACCGGCGGCTCCGCGGTGGCGAGGTGGTGCCGGCGCTGGTGCTAGAGCGGATGGACACCACGTTGGAAGCGGTGCACCGGCGCGCGGCCGTGAGCAAGGGCCAGTGGTGGCGGTACGCACGTGACCTTGTTGCGGCGCTCCAGTTCCTTCGCGAGAGCTGCGTGGTGCACGGGGACATCAAGACCGCGAACGTGCTCGTGCGCGGGCAGGACGCATTCTTGGCGGACTTCACGTCGGCGGCAGTGTGCGACGCGGCGCCGGAGCCGCTCACGACGACGCTTGAGTACTGCGCGCCGGGCTTGAtcggcggcggccagcCGACGCACAGCACGGACGTGTACGCTGCGGGGCTCTGCTTGCTTGCGCTTATCACGCGGTTCGAGCCGTTCCGCGAATTGTCGATGATGAAGTCGCACAGCAGCGCGCCGACGCATTCGTTGCACGAGACACAGTGGCTCATGAATGCCATCTCCAAGGGCGACCCGATCAAGTACAACGTACTCAGCCAGGACCTCTACGACCGGTGGGCGGAGGAACTCCACTTCTTGCGGCGGTTCTTCGTACCCGCGGCGCAGGACGCGCTTTCGCGCTGGCTCGCCGAGTCGAACGCGCGCGTGGCGGAGCATGCATTCTAA